The following is a genomic window from Bubalus bubalis isolate 160015118507 breed Murrah chromosome 6, NDDB_SH_1, whole genome shotgun sequence.
cccatagacggcagcccaccaggctcccccgtccctgggattctccaggcaagaacactggagtgggttgccatttccttctccaatgcatgaaagtggaaagtgaaagtgaagccgctcagtcgtgtccgactctagcgaccccatggactgcagcctaccaggctcctccgtccatgggattttctaggcaaaagtactggagtggggtgccattgccttctccgattcttcACTCAGAAAGgctttcaaatgtattttcagtggaatgcatttcttcttcttaccAGGAAACTCCCCAAGCATGGGCCGTTGTACTGCCACAGTATTAAATCATGCCTTCGAGCACCCTGAACAACACTCTGCTCTCTTCACATTGCTGCAGGTCTCTTCTCCCACAGAAGGCTCCAAGAATGTCTGATGGAACACTTCACATCAGGGGTCTTTCGTGGATGTGTGTTTGGCTGATGGCTTCGTTTGGATTTTCTAAACAGGGACAGCTCATTACCAGATCCGTGGCTGCTGAACTGCGATTCTGAAAGCACTTAAAATAACTCCTCAGGTTCCTATCACATAGCTTATTATCTGCAGTTTTAATAGTTCTGTGttaagtcagtcagtcgtgtccaactctttgtgaccccatggtctgtatgtagcccaggctcctccacggaattctccacataagaatactggagtgagtagccattcccttctccagaggatcttcccaaccagggatcaaatccaggtctgtcgccttgcaggcagattctttaccgtctaagccaccagggaagaccaacagTTCTCTAACTGCTCCATTTGGTTGCCTTTTCCACTACTTCAGTAGCTGGGGACAGGACAGCAGAGACAAGGCAAATAAGAAATACAACCCCCTGCTTCAGTCTGTATTATTAGTATTTGGTGTTTCTGTAACCATGGTGAGGCTGACAAGTGACACCCAAGTGAGAGGTCCTTCCCACAGCGGAGCTAGTATGTTGTGGAGCCAGAGACGCAGACACATACGTGCAAAACTTTCCTGCCTCCTAGGCCTAGAAAGGACTCCACAGGACCAGCAGGCCCACTCTCCTGCCTCTAATGCTGAAAACGAAACGGCTGGGCAGCTTGTTCCTAAAAGTCCCCAAAACCAAAGTCCACCGCCTCTGAGTCCCTCACTCTTATGCATGAGCCTGAGTGGGTTTTCTATGTCTAATCTCATTCACTCTTGCTGTTCTTCCAACCCAATTCCTCTGATTATTGCTTCTATGGAAATGAAAGTTAATCATCACCTGTACTCTAGGTACAGTAACCCCGGAGGtgagataaaaaacaaaagccaccTCGGAAGCGTGGACTCCGCTTGTTTGAGTACCACCACGGCCAGCTGTGGTCCTCTCCAGATACTCGCCACTGCTCTTCTGTCCAGTCTTGGCCCTGGGAGGGAGAGTCTGGAGGGGCAGGGAGCATACGTGGGCAGCCAGCCCACTGGCTGAGCTGGGAGGCCTTTGCCATGGACACAGAGACAGGCCCTGCTACCTCCCGGGTCAGAGGAGGGGTAGAGCAGCCTCCCATGAAGGATGTCTTCCTCCTCCTGATTGAAATAAAGCAGAGAGCACAGGAAGGTCTGCTTTTAATGAGTATCTTTAAAAGCCTTTGCAACAGCAGGCGCAGCCCAGGGCAGCCTGGAAACCCACACTGAGGGCAACAAAGCTCTCTGGCTTTCAGATGAccctgtaaaaaaaaagaaatggtgctGCTAAATCAGGAGTGTGGCTTCTTCCCACCTCACATTTAAAAATCCCAACCTTCCACATCATTTCAGGAAGCCTGCCTGGAAAATGTGTGCTGGCCCTCACAGGGTAGCCTGGTTTGacgatgggggtgggggcatgcCCAATCCAAATGGGCCTCCACCCCTTCCAGAAACAGCGGGGAAGCCCTTCCACTCCCACCACCAAGGACACAAGGAAAAGGCCACTACAGGAGCTCGCAGGAAGCCTGTGGCAACAGATCCCGCCCCCGCTTCCctgcttctctctttcctccagaaCTACTCCAATTTCCACTCTCAACCACGTCACTAGATTAAGAAGACGGATGTCTCTGCCACAGATATGCCAGACAAACCCTGGGCCTCTCTTCACAGCCCCTAATTCCCCAAGGTAGTGTCAGGAAAACTCAACACTTGCAGAAACTTCTCTGCAGACTGTTTGGTTTCTTTCACACCCCAGGCCGAGCAGCCAGTGCTTATTTTCACAGGAGTGAAGAAGCCTCTGTCTGTAAGTGAGGTTAACACCCACCAGAGGCTGGATTCTTTCTGGTCTCTCTCAACAGCTGAGCATCGTGATTTTGCTAATTAAGCCGCTTTCTTCTCCTTAATTAGCTGCATGTGAATCTTGTTGGGAAGTCTTGGATCCGTGAAATAGTCTGGGATGagaatcaaaaagaagaaatcacCTAAACCCAAGGGGAAGTAGACGAGGGGAGAGACAGCTCACTCTGCTAAAAAGTTAGGGACAGCTCTGTCTTGGCAGGACTGTTCCTGCGGTCCAGTTTTACGATGTAATATGAGATGTCACAGCAAATTCCAGGGTCACCATCTGCACTGCCCCGACCCCCAGCACTTCTGAGCCTCCAGCTCCAGCGTTCCCGGGAAAGGGGACACGGGGTGGCCCTGGTCCCCACCACACCACCCTGCCACTGGCTTATCAGCTTGCTGACGCACAGGAAGCCGTCAGAGGGTTCTCTGGCTTTCTGCTCCAGGCCCATCTTGGGGCCCAAATAAATACCAAGTGTTATTCTTGTCTCCACTCGGCCTGCAGGCTCCTGTCTGAGACATCACGCCCTCTCTGAGAATATCCTCTCCAAGGAGGGCCAGGCTCTCGCAGGATGACGACAAAGGAGGATTTTTATACACCCGGCATAATGTGAATCAGAGGCAGCATCTGCTGTGGCAGCAAAGACGCACTTAGATTCAATCGGGAACCTTGTGAGGCTGTAACGGACTCCCAGGGCTAAAAGGACCTGAGAAATCAGTCGGCCTAGCCCCTTCCCTTTAAATACCATTGACCTCAAGCCCTCTCAGGGCAGCGGAGcccattagaatcacctggggagccttTAAAACAGTGGATGCCAGGCCCCGCCCCAGACTAATTAAATAAAACCCTGGGGTGGGCCTGGGCAtcggtattttttaaaagctccccaggtgacttTAATGCACAGCCTGGGCTGAGAATCCTGCTTTAAGATTCCCGGGAAAAGAGCTGCCTGTCTGTCCCTTTGGGAATCTCAACATTCTTAACCATCTTTACCACGAGGAAGTTCTGCCTCATTTCTTATCTGTCCTCATTCTGAGGAaatgatatggagaaaagagCGTTTTGAAGAAAGCTCCCCTGGGAGACATCAGGTGAAGTGGTAGCCCAGGTTCTGCCTTGTCCAAGTCGCAGTTCACAGGAACACTCCTGGTGCGCATTGATCACTCATCCCAAAGGGATGCTGCCTTACTCACCTGCGGCAAATTCTGGAATGTTGTCTGGtcttttcaaaaacatttctcTGGAAAACAACAAGGGGTACGGGGTGGAGGTAAAGCAGGTCCTGAGCTGTCTGTCGGCCGATGACCTGAGACACACCTGTCGTAGTGGGCAGAGAGCCAGAGGCCTCCTGCCAAGGACCCTTTCCGGTGTGATTCTCCTTTAAGTCAGGATCCGGGGCCAGAAGCAAGGAGCCTAGGGAATGATCACCTCATGAGACAGCGAGTGCTGTAGCCAAGTGAAGCTTGTCATTCACTCGACAATCATTTCACAAAACCAAGGCCAGGCCAGGGTTGAAGAGCTCGCTGCCCCATCCCTGAGGGTCTCACGTGTGGGGGACAGGTGTGGCACCCACAACCTTCTGAGGAAGAGCAACCAGAAATTGCCACGGGTGGGGCGAGAGAGCACAGGAAACAAAGCTGAGCAGATAGACATGAGGCAGCTGTTGGCCCGGCAGGCCCGTGGACGCTGTGACGACACCCGCAGGGCCGGCCCCCTGGGCAGCTGAGACTGCCTCACATCCCACGGAGTTTTATGGCTCATAAAGCAGGTCCACAAACATTACCTCACTCTCCAACCCCGTGAAACAGCAATGACTGTGCCCCGTTTTACACAGGAAGAAACCGAGCTTTCAAAAGGTTGAccatttgcccaagttcatgaagTGAGTAAATAAAGGAGAGGAGCCCCAGGTCGTGTGGCTCCAAGGCCAGGGTTCTGCAACATAGCCTCGTGGCTACAGCTGCCCTGCCTGCCCAGGAGGCCCCTGCCTTGCAAGTTTCGAcaattttgcttcccttcttttccttcaatTCAACTTGAGAACTGCTGAGCACAAATTAGGTGTAAGTCACTATATAAGATATGAGGgattgattttaaaaagataaatacagcCTCACCTCAAAAAAAGGACAGTCAAGCACAAGGAAACGGGTAAGTTCCCAAAATGCCAAGTAACCTCCAGGTAGTGCTACAGGAGGGTTCGGAATAGTGTGCTGAGAGATCAGAGGAGAGAGGGCAGCCTCTTCAAACAAGACCCCCCAAGTCATCACACAGCATCTGGCATTTGAGGACCCTTGAGGTACACATGGGACAAAGGCTGAGGGACAAGAGCCTTCCAGAACAAGGAAGCAGCAGGAGCAAAGGTCTGGAAAGTCAAGGGAACAGCTCACATTCTATTGAGAGTGCACTCCTCGAGGGTAGGAACTGCGTCATCTCCACTTTTGTTTCCCCAGTGCCTAGAAGAGCACTCAGTGAAACAACCAGAGGGGTCCAGTCTGGCTAGAGTGGGGGCACGTGTAGGAAATAGAGGAAAGTGAAGGAAGGCCTGATATGGAGGGCCTTAAAGGCCAGGGAGAGACATTCCTACTCAGTTCAAGAGATgatgttgttagtcactcagtcgtgtccaactctttatgaccccgtggaccatagcctgccaggctcctctgcccatgaggattctccaggcaagaatactggagtgggttgccatttccttctccaggggatttttctgacccagggattgaacctgggtctcctattttgcaggcggattctttaccatctgagccaccagggaagcccaaaagaggtgataggaatggataaataaagtgtGGTAAAGTGCCACCGTGGACTACTGCATAGCAAGGAGAATGGAGGGGCTACAAGATATTGCTGAGCAAAAGAACCAGGCACAAAAGAGCACATACTGtggaattccatttatataaaggaCACAGAGGACTTCCctcatatctcagttggtaaagaatccgcctgcaatgcaggagaccccagttcgattcctgggtcaggaagatcccctggagaagggataggctccccattccagcactcttttgcttcccttgtggctcagctggtaaggaatccacctgcaatgtgggagacctgggttcaatccctgggttggaaagactccctagagaagggaaaggctacccactccagtattctggcctggagaatccctatatagtccatggggtcgcaaagagtcagacacgactgagcgactttcatttcactttcaaaggaCACAGAAAGGcaatatgaatctgagcaattAGAagtcaggacacacacacacacaaagaagtcaGGATGCTGACTAACTTTTTGGAAGAAGTGACTGGAAGGGGCCACAAAGGGTCTGAGGTGCTGGTCAGATTCTAGTTCTTAATCTGGACACTAGCACCATGTGCATTCTCAGCTTGTGAAAGTTCATGCCACATTTTtggtattttatatttcaatagaATTTTTTAAGGCGATATTGTGGATCCACTGCAGATTTTTCCAGCCAAGGAATGCTATGATTGGCGCTACGGTTTGGGAAGATTCGTCCGCCTGGCTGTTTACAGAAGCACCTAGTAAAGCCTTCCTACAATGTCACGCTTTGTTTCCTATCTCCAGCCTAAAACCTGAGCTCTCTGGGTGCCTAAAAATAGGTTAGATCCCTACTCCTTCCATTTTTCAGCTTCCAAATTCAAGGTATAAAGAGTTCCGTACGCTGTATATGTAAGTACAGACCAGAAAGCTGTGGCTGAATGGCCATAAATCATCAGGATCTGGAAGAGCCAAGTGGAGAGCCAGTTTCCCAACAAAAACGCTGTGGGGCTTCTCACGGCTTACAATGAGTCTACAGCAGAGACCTGAGGCCAGGTGAGGACAGGCATGCCGCCTGGGACTCTGTCCccccttctcccttcttcttttCTCATAGGAGGGACCATCAGAAGCATCCAGGGCCGATGACAGGCTGATTCTGGTTCATTCTGGTACCATCCAAAGGAAAtaacaatcacacacacacacatatgccctGAAAACAAACCCTCAAACACTTCTGctttcctcccacctccatcccagaaagagaaaggccTAAAGGGGGCCAGGAGGATTTCATGAGAGGAGCTTGAGGGACAGCAAAAGGAGAGGCCTCGTGGCCCACCTGGCCCAAGAAGGGGATGAtaaggaaggagagggaaaatTGCCTGGGGCTGTCCTTGCAGACGCCAGGCTACTCCTGGAAACTGTTCCTGGGCAGAGAAGCAGGGCCATTCCTGCCATGTGATTAAAATAGTGCCCTCTTCATTCACCACCCCCACTGCTTTTAATCCTTTTGTCTGTGAACATTGCAAATAGTGAGATATTTCAGGTTTTACCATCTATTCCCAATCTCCTTGCTGGAATCTTTCCTAACTTGCATTGTGAGCTCCCCAGATCAGGACAGATGTCTTCCTTTATCTCCCTTTAGAAGAAAAGGTACAGAAAGTGATGGCCCGATCTCCAGGGCTGACACTGCCAGAGGACCCCTAATCGATCTTTTGGCCAAGCCTTACCCCTAGCCCAAATAAAACCAAACTTCTCAGATAGGTTTCCATTtgccctttccccttcccctATCTGCCCTCTGAGACTCTACTGCCATTTGGAAAATGGCTAAAATATGAAGAACAATGAAGCATGAAGAAAAACACCCCTCTAGGCCTACTTTTAAAaagacagggacttccccggtAGTCCAATGGTTACCACACTTCTGCAAAAGGGGGCTCAAgtttgagttcgatccctagtcagggaacttaagatcctgcatgcactCCAGTacgagcaaaaaaataaaaatctttaaaagacaaAGGAGAGCACAACTTCTGGCTCCCAGCTCCTGTGTGCTTACAGTGAAATGCAGTGGAAAAACCAGGGGTTTGGATCCTGGTTCAGCACCTGGGTAAAGTacatcatgtgtaaaatggaactGATAATAAACTATCTTTGTAGAGCTGCTGGGAGAATCAGCACAAATGTACCAATTTGCCATACACTGTGTGGGCCCTGGGGACAAAACCATGGCTCCACTAGCTTAGAGCTTTGGTCCAGGGAGAGAGACAAAAGATGGACAATGCAATTACACTACAGTGTGATAACTGCTAATGGAGGAAACCAACACAGTGCCTGGATATGGAAGCCATTATTATTTAAATCTTGTCTATTTGTCTGCAGCCAAACAGTATTTCTGAGATAGCTCTATTGTTTCCATCTATTGATGCGCCATGATTTTTTCCCTCCTCAGTTCCTTGCTTTTCATCCCATTAGGAAAATTTTCCATTCAAGCAAATGCCACGCTGAAAAGCAGTGTGGGGGAAGGGAAAAGGTCTCCAAGATATGGTggaaaatggttttcttttcccCAGGACTTATAGGGGAGTGGCTTCCAACCCTTGGAGTCTTTCTACTATGTTCTCTGGTACATCTGAAAGGCCAGACagctataattcttttttttttaagttctaatgATCTTGTTAAATACCACTGTGGAGAATAGTGTTCTACACCCAGTAGCTGTCTGCTGAGTTTCTCAATGCCAAATTCCTTGTTCCAAGTGTCAGAAGGTATATATTTATCTTCACAGCTAAAATGAATGCATATTAATATTTCTGAGATAACTGAAGGAAACCTCTAGAAATAACAAGAAAATCCTGGGTGTCACAGGCCCCAGCATTAGAAAACATTCCATCTTAGGATATTTTCTAATCTTCAGACCCTAAAGGAAGCAACAAGCTGTGTTTAAACAAAGAGGACGTGACTCACACTCATCTATCCCCAACGAGATTTGGTAAAAATTTACACTATTTACTCAAGGCCAGTCTGGAAAACCACCTACCTGAAGAAACCACTTATGAGCAACTCCACTTCTTTGTGGGTCCTAAGGTACTTTTCATTAGTAATCCGAGTTTGAATCTGGGGGTCAAGAACCAAAGGTCACCCTCCATGAAGAGAAAGATTTCAGGGTTCCAGGCGGAGGTGCAGAGGGCTTGGGGAAACAAGGGGCTCCCTTAACCCGGGTCTCTTCCCAGGATGTTTGAACAGTTAAACCATCTCTCTTCTTACAGATTATTAACATCTCCAATGCTGTCTCAGGCTCAGGCTTAGGCGCCTTAACTAAAGTCGGGTCTCTACCGTTGGGAAGGTCTTGTTTGTATCTAAGTTAAAGTAGCCGGCTGTCAATTCGGTCCATTTTTCTGGTACATTcctattttagttctttttgcACTTTCAAGCGCCTGCGGGGATCTGTTCAAGGACCCAGAAGCCAGGGGTCCGCCGGAGGTGTCCCCATCCCCCAGCCTGCCGCCCCTTTATCTGGGCACAGGCTCCCGAGTCCCTTCTCTCTGGGGCCCGGCCCTCACCCGTGGAGGAGCTGCACTCCGATGGAGGCGGGAGTTGGGACCGCACCCACCTTGAAGCCGCGCAGCTTCTCCAGCTGCTCTGGGCTCAGTGTTTCGGGGTACAGCCCCTTAATCGTGCCCGTCAGGTTCGCCATCTTGTCGCGGTCGTCAAGGCGACGGGCGGCACAGCAGGTGAGGACCCGCCCCCAGCCTGGCCCCGCCCCCAAGCCCGGCCCTCTCCAGCAGGGGGCGGGGCTGAGAGAACCAATAACGGGGCcattctgaagtcagggagtgagCTCCGGAGGGATTCTAAAGGACCCCCTTCCGCAGATTTGGAGACTGGATTTACAGCTTGACTCTATGTGAAAATGAGTCCTTCTTCTTGACCCCACCCAACCTCAAatagttttttctttaacttgAGAGCAAAACTGGAAagacaactgtggaaaattcttagaaatgggaataccagaccaccttacctgcttcctgtgaaacttgtatgccggtcaagaagcaacagttagaactggacatggaacaacggatgggttccaaactgggaaaggagtacctcaaggctgtatattgtcaccctgcttatatgcagagtacatcatgagaaatgctggactggatgaagcacaagctggaatcaagatatcagggagaaatgtcaataacctcagatatgcagatgacaccacccttatggcagaaagcaaaaaagaactaaagactcttgatgaaggtgaaagagaagagtgaaaaagctggcttaaaactcaacattcaaaaaactaagatcatggcatccggtcccaacacttcatggcaaatagatggggaaacaatggaaacagtgacaggctttatttccttgagttccaaaatcactgcagatagtgactgcagccatgaaattaaaagacgcttgctccttggaagaaaagctatgacaaaccttaaaaagcagagatgttactttgctgacaaaggtccatctagtcaaagctatggtttttcccgtagacatgtatggatgtgagagttggaccataaagaaggctgagcaccaaagaatcgatgcttttgaactgtggtgttggagaagactcttgagagtcccttggactgcaaggagatcaaaccagtcaatcgtaaaagaaattggtcctgaatattcattgggaggactgaagctgaagctgaagctctgatactctggccacctaattggaagaactgactcattgggaaagaccctaagATTGAAAGAGAGGAAGacaagggcatgacagaggatgagatggttggatggcatcaccaactcaatggacatgagtttgagcaggctctgggagatggtgaaggtcagggaagcctggcgtgctgccatctatggggtcgcaaagagttggacacaagtgagtgaacAAAAAAAGAGTGAAACTGGAAAAGGGATTCCTTTAGGCAGAATCTCCCAGAATTTGGTTCCTGACCCTCTCACTTAAAGCCTTAGTAGTAGTAAAGGAGAATCTAGGCTTCTTCCCTTTCCACTGGCCCAGAAGCCAAACCCCTCCATCTGTCCTGTAGACACTTGACACTGAAATCTCGGGTTCTTAACAAAACATGAAAGCACCCTATAGCAAGAAATGAACCAAGTTCTACAAAGGAAGGAACATTCTCAGACTGAAAATGCTGGACAGGACCTGGGGACATCCTGCCAGAAGTTTCCCATCTTGGACTGACTTTCTTGTGTAGATTAACTGCTCCTTATAAATTCTAAATCATGTCTCCCACTCCCAATGATACACAGGAGGGGAAAGGCAGTTGGTCTTCAAGATGTGTTCTTCTACTAGCTAATTAAGAAGAGAAAGTGAGACAAAAAGTCAGAGAGCTGAAAATAGCACCAAGAAAGGGCAGGAGGCTGTCTGACAATACACACAAGTGCTGAGTTTCTACACCTGCAGAGATCATGCCCAGCAGACTGCCTGAGAGGCAGGGAAGAGCGTGCAAAAGGAGGCAGTCTTTTCAGATTTATGAA
Proteins encoded in this region:
- the RIIAD1 gene encoding RIIa domain-containing protein 1; translation: MANLTGTIKGLYPETLSPEQLEKLRGFKIQTRITNEKYLRTHKEVELLISGFFREMFLKRPDNIPEFAADYFTDPRLPNKIHMQLIKEKKAA